Proteins encoded in a region of the Pseudomonas sp. PDNC002 genome:
- the ppsA gene encoding phosphoenolpyruvate synthase, with product MVEYVVSLDKLGVHDVEHVGGKNASLGEMISNLAGAGVSVPGGFATTAQAYRDFLDQSGLNDRIHAALDALDVDDVNALAKTGAQIRQWVMDAEFPAQLDAEIRKAFAEMAGSNDNMAVAVRSSATAEDLPDASFAGQQETFLNIRGVDNVIRAAKEVFASLFNDRAIAYRVHQGFDHKLVALSAGVQRMVRSETGTAGVMFTLDTESGFRDVVFITGAYGLGETVVQGAVNPDEFYVHKPTLEAGRPAILRRNLGSKAIKMIYGDEAKAGKSVKVVDVEKADRARFALSDAEVTELAKQALIIEKHYERPMDIEWAKDGDDGKLYIVQARPETVKSRSSANVMERYLLKEKGKVLVEGRAIGQRIGAGPVKVIHDVSEMDKVQPGDVLVSDMTDPDWEPVMKRASAIVTNRGGRTCHAAIIARELGIPAVVGCGNATQALKDGQRVTVSCAEGDTGLIYEGELGFDIRQNSVDAMPELPFKIMMNVGNPDRAFDFAQLPNEGVGLARLEFIINRMIGVHPKALLNFASLPADIKESVEKRIAGYDDPVGFYVEKLVEGVSTLAAAFWPKKVIVRLSDFKSNEYANLIGGKLYEPEEENPMLGFRGASRYISESFRDCFELECRAMKKVRNEMGLTNVELMVPFVRTLGEASQVVDLLATNGLKRGENGLKVIMMCELPSNALLADEFLEFFDGFSIGSNDLTQLTLGLDRDSGIVAHLFDERNPAVKKLLSNAIQACNRAGKYIGICGQGPSDHPDLAKWLMEQGIESVSLNPDSVLDTWFFLAEGQS from the coding sequence TTGGTAGAGTACGTAGTTTCCCTCGATAAGCTCGGCGTCCACGATGTCGAACATGTGGGGGGCAAGAACGCATCCCTGGGCGAAATGATCAGCAACCTCGCCGGTGCCGGCGTTTCCGTACCGGGTGGCTTCGCCACTACCGCCCAGGCCTACCGTGACTTCCTCGATCAGAGTGGGCTGAACGATCGCATCCATGCGGCGCTCGACGCCCTGGACGTGGACGACGTCAACGCCCTCGCCAAGACCGGTGCGCAGATCCGTCAGTGGGTGATGGACGCCGAGTTCCCCGCGCAGCTCGATGCCGAGATCCGCAAGGCCTTCGCCGAAATGGCCGGCAGCAACGACAACATGGCTGTCGCCGTGCGTTCCTCCGCTACCGCCGAAGACCTGCCGGACGCTTCCTTCGCCGGCCAGCAGGAGACCTTCCTGAACATCCGCGGCGTGGACAACGTGATCCGCGCGGCCAAGGAAGTCTTCGCCTCCCTCTTCAACGACCGTGCCATCGCCTACCGCGTGCACCAGGGCTTCGACCACAAGCTGGTCGCCCTGTCCGCTGGCGTGCAGCGCATGGTCCGCTCGGAAACCGGTACTGCCGGCGTGATGTTCACCCTGGACACCGAATCCGGTTTCCGTGACGTGGTGTTCATCACCGGCGCCTACGGCCTCGGCGAGACTGTGGTGCAAGGTGCGGTGAACCCCGACGAGTTCTACGTCCACAAGCCGACCCTGGAAGCCGGCCGCCCGGCGATCCTGCGTCGCAACCTGGGCAGCAAGGCCATCAAGATGATCTACGGCGACGAAGCCAAGGCCGGCAAGTCGGTCAAGGTGGTCGACGTGGAGAAGGCCGACCGCGCCCGCTTCGCGCTCTCCGACGCCGAAGTGACCGAGCTGGCCAAGCAGGCCCTGATCATCGAGAAGCACTACGAGCGTCCGATGGACATCGAGTGGGCCAAAGATGGCGATGACGGCAAGCTGTATATCGTCCAGGCCCGCCCGGAGACCGTGAAGAGCCGTTCCAGCGCCAACGTCATGGAGCGCTACCTGCTCAAGGAAAAAGGCAAGGTCCTGGTCGAAGGTCGCGCCATTGGCCAGCGCATCGGCGCCGGCCCGGTCAAGGTGATCCACGACGTCTCCGAGATGGACAAGGTCCAGCCGGGCGACGTACTGGTCTCCGACATGACCGACCCGGACTGGGAGCCCGTGATGAAGCGCGCCAGCGCCATCGTCACCAACCGTGGCGGCCGCACCTGCCACGCTGCGATCATCGCCCGTGAACTGGGCATCCCCGCCGTCGTCGGCTGCGGCAACGCCACCCAGGCGCTGAAAGATGGCCAGCGCGTAACCGTATCCTGTGCCGAAGGCGACACCGGCCTGATCTACGAAGGCGAACTGGGCTTCGACATCCGCCAGAACTCGGTCGATGCCATGCCGGAGCTGCCGTTCAAGATCATGATGAACGTCGGCAACCCGGACCGTGCCTTCGACTTCGCCCAACTGCCGAACGAAGGCGTGGGCCTGGCCCGTCTGGAATTCATCATCAACCGCATGATCGGTGTTCACCCCAAGGCGCTGCTGAACTTCGCAAGCCTGCCGGCAGACATCAAGGAAAGCGTCGAGAAGCGCATCGCCGGTTACGACGATCCGGTCGGCTTCTACGTCGAGAAGCTGGTCGAGGGTGTCAGCACCCTGGCCGCCGCCTTCTGGCCGAAGAAAGTCATCGTGCGCCTGTCGGACTTCAAGTCCAACGAATACGCCAACCTGATCGGCGGCAAGCTCTACGAGCCGGAAGAAGAGAACCCGATGCTCGGCTTCCGTGGCGCCTCGCGCTACATCAGCGAGTCCTTCCGCGATTGCTTCGAGCTCGAATGCCGCGCGATGAAGAAGGTCCGCAACGAGATGGGCCTGACCAACGTCGAGCTGATGGTGCCGTTCGTGCGTACTCTGGGTGAAGCCTCCCAGGTCGTCGACCTGCTGGCCACCAACGGCCTCAAGCGCGGTGAGAACGGCCTGAAAGTCATCATGATGTGCGAGCTGCCGTCCAACGCCCTGCTGGCGGACGAGTTCCTCGAGTTCTTCGATGGCTTCTCCATCGGCTCCAACGACCTGACCCAGCTGACCCTGGGCCTGGACCGTGACTCGGGCATCGTCGCGCACCTGTTCGACGAACGTAACCCGGCCGTGAAGAAGCTGCTGTCCAACGCCATCCAGGCGTGCAACCGCGCCGGCAAATACATCGGCATCTGCGGCCAGGGCCCGTCGGACCACCCGGACCTCGCCAAGTGGCTGATGGAGCAGGGCATCGAGAGCGTGTCGCTGAACCCCGACTCGGTCCTCGATACCTGGTTCTTCCTCGCCGAAGGCCAGTCCTGA
- a CDS encoding CrfX protein — protein MHDPFEESLRDLLRMPPEQPGDNSRLDRVLKTANRQVGAGDLFSLVGHWFEALTIGVSRGAMHLAPVSRRAQNSAPSADKAD, from the coding sequence ATGCACGACCCATTTGAAGAATCCTTGCGTGATCTGCTGCGAATGCCCCCGGAACAGCCGGGAGACAATTCGCGGCTGGATCGCGTCCTCAAGACCGCCAATCGCCAGGTCGGCGCCGGCGATCTGTTCAGCCTGGTCGGGCATTGGTTCGAAGCCCTGACCATTGGCGTGAGCCGTGGAGCCATGCACCTTGCACCGGTTTCGCGCCGCGCGCAGAATTCCGCCCCTTCCGCTGACAAGGCCGACTGA
- a CDS encoding alpha/beta fold hydrolase, with amino-acid sequence MQSSSQLFPVALLSAELRGDLAEDIYRLKPNNSPDSTVELALTRLGRPEGRRGVPVILLHGSFSNRRFWYSPKGVGLGAFLARAGFDVWIAEMRGHGLSPRNNDYDRNRVADYARFDLPAIAAFVVEQSGQAPHWIGHSLGGITLAAALGGGYLDEATAASIALCGSQVSRTYWPLKLPPVAWSGRFLLKRMGGLSGSRLKRGPEDEPLGLALETLHWYSLFGRFGEKDNDWWSGLQNVRVPVLAVASDGDIQDPAWACRKLLEQFGSEVREYLHLGRRQGFSDDFGHVEMLISKGAQREVWPQLQHWLEHGSLPAGESALARA; translated from the coding sequence ATGCAAAGCAGCAGTCAACTCTTTCCCGTCGCGCTCCTGAGCGCGGAATTGCGCGGTGACCTCGCCGAGGATATCTACCGCCTCAAGCCCAACAACAGCCCGGACTCCACCGTCGAGCTGGCCCTCACGCGCCTTGGGCGCCCGGAAGGGCGTCGCGGTGTGCCGGTGATCCTGCTGCACGGCAGTTTCTCCAACCGGCGCTTCTGGTATTCGCCCAAGGGTGTCGGCCTGGGGGCTTTCCTGGCGCGCGCCGGATTCGACGTCTGGATCGCCGAGATGCGCGGTCACGGCCTGTCGCCGCGCAACAACGATTACGATCGCAACCGCGTAGCGGACTACGCGCGCTTCGACCTGCCGGCCATCGCCGCCTTCGTGGTCGAGCAGAGCGGCCAGGCGCCGCACTGGATCGGTCATTCGCTGGGTGGCATCACCCTGGCTGCCGCCCTGGGCGGCGGCTACCTGGATGAAGCGACGGCGGCCAGCATCGCGCTGTGCGGCAGCCAGGTCAGCCGTACCTACTGGCCGCTGAAGCTGCCGCCGGTGGCTTGGAGCGGGCGCTTTCTGCTCAAGCGCATGGGGGGACTGTCGGGTTCCCGCCTCAAGCGCGGCCCAGAAGACGAGCCACTCGGGCTGGCGCTGGAAACCCTGCATTGGTACAGCTTGTTCGGCCGTTTCGGCGAGAAGGACAACGACTGGTGGAGCGGTCTGCAGAATGTTCGCGTCCCGGTGCTGGCGGTCGCCTCCGACGGTGACATCCAGGACCCGGCCTGGGCCTGCCGGAAACTGCTGGAGCAGTTCGGCTCCGAGGTGCGCGAGTACCTGCACCTGGGGCGTCGGCAGGGATTCTCGGACGATTTCGGCCACGTCGAGATGCTCATCAGCAAGGGCGCCCAGCGTGAAGTCTGGCCGCAGTTGCAGCACTGGCTGGAGCACGGCTCGTTGCCAGCGGGGGAGAGCGCTCTGGCGCGGGCTTGA
- the sigX gene encoding RNA polymerase sigma factor SigX, giving the protein MNKPQSLSLRYDPRQLTDEELVERSHEELFHVTRAYEELMRRYQRTLFNVCARYLGNDRDADDVCQEVMLKVLYGLKNFEGKSKFKTWLYSITYNECITQYRKERRKRRLLDALSLDPIEEASEEKAPKVEERGGLDRWLVHVNPIDREILVLRFVAELEFQEIADIMHMGLSATKMRYKRALDRMREKFSNVTES; this is encoded by the coding sequence TTGAACAAGCCGCAATCACTGTCCTTGCGCTACGACCCGCGCCAGCTGACCGACGAGGAGCTGGTGGAGCGTTCTCACGAGGAACTGTTCCACGTGACACGGGCCTACGAAGAGCTGATGCGCCGTTACCAGCGCACGCTGTTCAACGTCTGTGCGCGCTATCTGGGCAATGACCGGGACGCCGATGATGTGTGTCAAGAGGTCATGCTCAAGGTGTTGTATGGTCTGAAGAACTTCGAGGGCAAGTCGAAGTTCAAGACCTGGCTGTACAGCATCACTTACAACGAGTGCATTACCCAATATCGGAAGGAACGCCGCAAACGCAGATTGCTCGATGCGCTGAGTCTGGATCCGATCGAGGAAGCTTCTGAAGAGAAGGCTCCGAAAGTCGAGGAGCGAGGTGGGCTAGACCGCTGGCTAGTTCATGTCAATCCCATTGATCGGGAAATTCTCGTGCTTCGATTTGTTGCGGAACTCGAGTTCCAGGAAATCGCCGACATCATGCACATGGGGCTCAGTGCCACCAAAATGCGCTACAAACGTGCACTCGATCGAATGAGAGAAAAGTTTTCCAATGTGACGGAATCTTAG
- a CDS encoding zinc transporter ZntB gives MQQYESGTERGLIDGFVLDGHGGGRRINRSELPLLDLKPEESLWVHWDRGVPEAQSWLRESSGLNEFACDLLLEEATRPRLVDLGGERLLLFLRGVNLNPGAVPEDMVSLRVYAESRRVISLRLRPLKAVADLRADLDAGRGPKTASEVVLYLAHYLTDRVDTLIAGLADQLDAMEEAIEEDERSIPDQHQLRTLRRRAAGLRRYLAPQREIYAQMVKFKLSWTVGDDADYWNELYNRLTRNLEELELVRERISLIQEAEHRRITERMNRTMYLLGIITGFFLPMSFVTGLLGINVGGIPGSDAPYGFVAACLLIGGLATFQWWIFRRLRWL, from the coding sequence ATGCAGCAGTATGAGAGTGGCACGGAGCGGGGGTTGATCGACGGCTTTGTGCTGGACGGCCACGGCGGCGGCCGGCGGATCAATCGCAGCGAACTGCCGCTGCTGGATCTCAAGCCCGAGGAGAGCCTCTGGGTGCATTGGGATCGCGGAGTGCCAGAGGCCCAGTCCTGGCTACGCGAATCCAGCGGGCTGAACGAATTCGCCTGTGACCTGCTGCTGGAGGAGGCGACCCGGCCGCGACTGGTGGACCTGGGTGGCGAGCGCCTGCTGCTGTTCCTGCGCGGCGTCAACCTGAACCCTGGCGCGGTGCCTGAGGACATGGTGTCGCTGCGCGTCTACGCCGAATCCCGGCGGGTGATCTCCTTGCGCCTGCGTCCGCTCAAGGCCGTGGCCGACCTGCGCGCTGATCTCGATGCCGGGCGCGGCCCGAAGACCGCCTCGGAAGTGGTGCTGTATCTCGCCCATTACCTCACCGACCGTGTAGACACCCTGATCGCCGGATTGGCCGACCAGCTCGACGCCATGGAGGAGGCCATCGAGGAGGACGAGCGCAGCATCCCCGACCAGCATCAGTTGCGCACCCTGCGTCGACGCGCCGCAGGCCTGCGCCGCTACCTGGCGCCGCAGCGGGAAATCTACGCGCAGATGGTCAAGTTCAAGCTGTCCTGGACCGTGGGCGACGATGCCGACTACTGGAACGAACTGTACAACCGCCTGACCCGCAACCTGGAAGAGCTCGAGCTGGTCCGCGAGCGCATCAGCCTGATTCAGGAAGCCGAACATCGTCGAATTACCGAGCGGATGAACCGAACCATGTACCTGCTTGGTATCATCACCGGCTTTTTCCTGCCCATGAGCTTCGTGACCGGGCTCCTGGGCATCAACGTCGGCGGAATTCCGGGCTCGGACGCGCCTTATGGGTTTGTCGCGGCCTGCCTTCTGATTGGCGGCCTGGCGACGTTCCAGTGGTGGATATTCCGCCGCCTGCGATGGCTCTAG
- a CDS encoding mechanosensitive ion channel domain-containing protein, translated as MQIDIWTQSLLTAMNTLWGKLAAFIPNLLAALVIVLLGFVVAKLLDALLSKLLAKLGLDRLMGGTGLTKLLSRAGIQVPVSTLIGKIMYWFVLLVFLVSAVDTLGLPRVSTSLDALALYLPKVFGAALVLIVGVLLAQLANSLVRGAADGFGLDYANGLGRVAQWLVIIISISVAIGQLEIKTDLLNYIIAIVLITIGLAAALALGLGSREVAGQIIAGIYVRELYQVGQQVKVADIEGIIEEIGTIKTILLTDEGELVSIANRILLDQRVTSR; from the coding sequence ATGCAAATCGACATCTGGACGCAGAGCCTGCTGACCGCCATGAACACCCTGTGGGGCAAGCTGGCCGCGTTCATTCCGAACCTGCTGGCCGCGTTGGTGATCGTGCTGCTCGGCTTCGTCGTCGCCAAGTTGCTCGATGCGCTGCTCTCCAAGCTGCTCGCCAAGCTCGGCCTGGACCGCCTGATGGGCGGCACCGGTCTGACCAAGCTGCTGTCGCGCGCTGGCATCCAGGTGCCGGTGTCGACACTGATCGGCAAGATCATGTATTGGTTCGTGCTGCTGGTGTTCCTGGTTTCCGCCGTGGACACCCTGGGGCTTCCGCGGGTGTCGACGTCCCTCGACGCGCTGGCGCTCTATCTGCCCAAGGTATTCGGCGCAGCGCTGGTGCTGATCGTCGGCGTCCTGCTCGCCCAACTGGCCAACAGCCTGGTACGTGGCGCCGCCGATGGGTTCGGCCTGGATTATGCCAACGGCCTGGGCCGAGTTGCCCAGTGGCTGGTCATCATCATCAGCATCTCGGTCGCCATCGGCCAGCTCGAGATCAAGACCGACCTGCTCAACTACATCATCGCCATCGTGCTGATCACCATCGGCCTCGCCGCGGCGCTGGCGCTGGGGTTGGGCAGTCGCGAGGTGGCAGGGCAGATCATCGCGGGGATCTACGTGCGGGAGCTGTACCAGGTTGGACAACAGGTGAAAGTCGCGGATATCGAAGGCATCATCGAGGAAATTGGTACCATCAAGACTATCCTGCTGACGGATGAGGGTGAGTTGGTGTCGATCGCCAACCGCATCCTGCTCGATCAGCGTGTGACCAGTCGCTGA
- the rraA gene encoding ribonuclease E activity regulator RraA: MHYVTPDLCDAYPELVQVVEPMFSNFGGRDSFGGEIVTIKCFEDNSLVKEQVEKDGKGKVLVVDGGGSLRRALLGDMLAEKAAKSGWEGIVVYGCIRDVDVIAQTDLGVQALASHPMKTDKRGIGDLNVAVTFGGITFRPGEFVYADNNGIIVSPKALKMPE; the protein is encoded by the coding sequence ATGCATTACGTCACCCCCGATCTGTGCGATGCCTACCCGGAGCTGGTCCAGGTCGTCGAGCCGATGTTCAGCAACTTCGGCGGGCGGGACTCCTTCGGTGGCGAGATCGTCACCATCAAGTGCTTCGAGGACAACTCGCTGGTCAAGGAGCAGGTCGAGAAGGACGGTAAGGGCAAGGTCCTGGTGGTGGACGGCGGCGGCTCGCTGCGCCGCGCGCTGCTGGGCGACATGCTGGCCGAGAAAGCCGCCAAGAGCGGCTGGGAAGGCATCGTGGTGTACGGCTGCATCCGTGACGTCGACGTGATCGCCCAGACCGACCTGGGCGTCCAGGCGCTGGCCAGCCATCCGATGAAGACTGACAAGCGCGGCATCGGCGACCTCAACGTCGCGGTGACCTTCGGTGGCATCACCTTCCGCCCGGGCGAGTTCGTCTATGCTGACAACAATGGCATCATCGTCTCGCCTAAAGCCTTGAAAATGCCGGAATAA